From Apium graveolens cultivar Ventura chromosome 9, ASM990537v1, whole genome shotgun sequence, the proteins below share one genomic window:
- the LOC141683262 gene encoding uncharacterized protein LOC141683262, which produces MPFHLMYQTSSSRLTRVNMRQGWFLLLVTILLVLNAQNLEARENEVKTKVFLSPKIVLGPGSVANKYYYDIDFPRGHIALKDFNAEVVDEAGNSVPLHETYLHHWVAVRYFERKGIDVSKHSQSSGFHQADRIIARNAGICDHGLTQYFGLGSETRKTATYIPDPYGIEIGNPTEIPDGYEEKWFLNVHAIDTRGAAERLGCTECRCDLYNVTVDEYNRPLSPDYVGGLYCCYDETQCLVKQGFESARRNLYMKYTVKWVDWENSILPVKIYIFDITDTWTKSDESTTALSAKHDCLIEYTVEACATDANNKACFESRRISVVMPTGGDVIYGVAHQHTGGIGSALYGEDGRVICSSIPNYGEGKEAGNEAGYIVGMSTCYPKPGSVRIADGETLYLDSNYSSAQRHTGVMGLFYILVAEPLPDSESYLQAAVEIHGETAKISFVWIGVLFGVGIALLVAFLGYRKLRSPREDGYEPIII; this is translated from the exons ATTAACTAGAGTGAATATGCGTCAAGGCTGGTTTTTACTGCTTGTGACTATCTTGTTGGTCCTAAATGCCCAAAATTTAGAAGCTCGTGAAAATGAGGTGAAAACTAAAGTGTTTCTATCACCTAAGATTGTTCTAGGTCCCGGATCAGTGGCAAACAAATATTACTATGATATTGATTTCCCAAGAGGTCATATTGCACTCAAGGATTTTAATGCTGAAGTAGTTGATGAAGCAGGAAATTCTGTACCCCTTCACGAAACTTATCTTCACCACTGGGTCGCTGTTCGATACTTTGAACGCAAAGGAATTGATGTTTCTAAGCACAGCCAGAGTTCAGGTTTCCACCAGGCGGATCGCATAATTGCAAGAAATGCTGGAATTTGTGATCACGGACTAACACAATATTTTGGCCTCGGGTCAGAAACACGAAAAACAGCTACATATATCCCAGATCCCTATGGAATAGAAATTGGAAATCCCACTGAAATTCCTGATGGCTATGAGGAGAAATGGTTTCTTAATGTTCATGCTATTGATACTCGCGGTGCAGCAGAGAGGTTAGGATGCACCGAGTGCAGATGTGATTTATACAATGTTACTGTAGATGAATATAATCGGCCATTGAGTCCAGATTATGTTGGCGGATTATATTGTTGCTATGACGAGACACAATGCCTGGTGAAACAGGGATTTGAGAGTGCTAGGAGAAACCTATACATGAAGTACACTGTGAAGTGGGTTGATTGGGAAAACTCCATTTTACCtgttaagatatatatatttgatattaCCGATACTTGGACAAAGTCTGATGAATCAACGACAGCACTTAGCGCAAAACATGATTGCCTT ATTGAGTACACTGTTGAGGCCTGTGCCACTGATGCAAATAACAAGGCATGTTTCGAATCTAGACGAATAAGCGTGGTCATGCCAACTGGTGGTGATGTCATCTATGGTGTTGCACATCAGCACACTGGGGGCATCGGTTCAGCTCTTTATGGAGAG GATGGACGAGTAATATGCTCATCAATACCAAATTACGGAGAGGGAAAGGAAGCTGGAAATGAGGCTGGGTACATTGTGGGAATGTCTACATGTTATCCCAAGCCAGGGTCAGTTAGGATTGCAGATGGGGAAACTTTATATTTGGATTCAAATTACAGCAGTGCCCAAAGACACACTGGAGTGATGGGGCTCTTCTACATTTTGGTTGCAGAACCGTTACCAGATTCAGAGTCCTACTTGCAGGCAGCAGTTGAG ATACATGGGGAAACAGCAAAGATCAGCTTTGTTTGGATAGGAGTTCTGTTTGGTGTAGGAATAGCTTTACTTGTTGCTTTCCTAGGTTACAGAAAACTGAGGAGTCCAAGAGAAGACGGGTACGAGCCAATAATCATATAA